In one window of Streptomyces griseus subsp. griseus DNA:
- a CDS encoding family 16 glycoside hydrolase encodes MRRLAVLVSALFLATLVPGQAAAQPPDIPPQEPGVTMRVFDVQMVLEDFCTLKPGQTPNVDELKPTVDWTTAEDFGMDGKFVTEVTAYLNIESAGKHDFRITSDDGSRLIIDGTQIIDNGGKHGARPKEGSVELTEGHHALRIDHWDGEYDQRLLLEWRPPGASAFSTVPTSVLSTDADVTRVTSPGRKVCEGIDESPGDGLPLAGVHPDYTLTDLRPAGFEPQVTGMDWLPDGRLAVSTWGGSRESKLGQVYLLDNVTGNTDPSKVTKKLIAEDLLEPMGLKYVDGTVYVSEKNGLTALVDKDGDEVADEYRKIATWPFGGNYHEFAFGLLYEKGNFYVSTGIAMVPGGATQDPQNVPNRGSTLKINKKTGKVSYVAGGLRTPNGLGWGPQGEIFATDNQGAYVPTSKLVRIKQGAFYNHHTNPDGVYDDQPVTEPVLWLPHGEISNSPSNPMLLPKGPFAGQMVFGDVTYGGLQRAYLEKVGGEYQGAVFRMTQGLEAGVNRISLGPDGAIYAGGIGDSGNWGQEGKLKFGLQKLTLTGDQAFDMRAMRAVDGGFEIEYTQPLSEETAEDLAAKYQAQQWRYVATPRYGGPKADEETLDVTSATLSADRRTVTLKMDGLRPGYVVHVQSPRPFAAENGEELWSTEAWYSLNTLPDGSKAPPVYEAESASLSGGTKFNDNHSGYSGTGFIDNNWEPGSRTTFAVRADKKGKHDLALRYANGQNSDPEPKPRSMTLYVNGERHKQIWLNSTVAWNKWATHTESVPLRKGANTITYAYEPEDDGHVNLDNLTVTPTKRTTLFDGTDLDAWESNNGGPAAWPVADGSMESYGGDIRTKETFGDFRMHAEWYQPDYPADVTGQARGNSGVYIQERYELQILESFGVKVPAKDDAGSIYLRKAPDVNAATAPKTWQTYDIEFRAARFGSDGKKTQDARVTLRWNGKVVHDDVAIAGPTGAGRPEGPAPGHIKLQDHGDPGENPRFRNIWIERL; translated from the coding sequence ATGCGGCGTTTGGCCGTACTCGTCTCCGCTCTGTTCCTCGCCACTCTGGTCCCGGGCCAGGCAGCCGCGCAGCCTCCCGACATACCGCCGCAAGAACCGGGCGTGACCATGCGGGTGTTCGACGTCCAGATGGTTCTGGAGGACTTCTGCACGCTCAAGCCCGGACAGACGCCCAACGTCGACGAGTTGAAGCCGACGGTCGACTGGACCACCGCCGAGGACTTCGGCATGGACGGGAAGTTCGTCACCGAGGTCACCGCGTATCTCAACATCGAGTCGGCCGGGAAGCATGACTTCCGCATCACCAGCGACGACGGCTCACGCCTGATCATCGACGGTACGCAGATCATCGACAACGGCGGCAAGCACGGCGCCCGGCCCAAGGAGGGCTCAGTCGAGTTGACCGAGGGCCACCACGCGCTGCGGATCGACCACTGGGACGGCGAGTACGACCAGCGGCTCCTGCTGGAGTGGCGGCCGCCGGGAGCGAGCGCCTTCTCCACCGTGCCCACCTCGGTGCTGAGCACCGACGCCGACGTCACCCGGGTCACCTCCCCGGGCCGCAAGGTGTGCGAGGGCATCGACGAGTCGCCGGGCGACGGCCTGCCGCTGGCCGGGGTCCACCCCGACTACACGCTGACCGACCTGCGGCCCGCCGGTTTCGAACCGCAGGTCACCGGCATGGACTGGCTGCCCGACGGCCGGCTGGCCGTCAGCACCTGGGGCGGCAGCCGGGAGAGCAAGCTCGGTCAGGTGTACCTGCTCGACAACGTCACCGGGAACACCGACCCGTCCAAGGTGACCAAGAAGCTGATCGCCGAGGACCTGCTGGAGCCGATGGGCCTCAAGTACGTCGACGGCACGGTCTACGTCTCCGAGAAGAACGGCCTGACCGCGCTGGTCGACAAGGACGGTGACGAGGTCGCCGACGAGTACCGCAAGATCGCGACCTGGCCGTTCGGCGGCAACTACCACGAGTTCGCGTTCGGGCTGCTGTACGAGAAGGGGAACTTCTACGTCAGCACGGGCATCGCCATGGTCCCCGGCGGCGCGACCCAGGACCCGCAGAACGTGCCCAATCGCGGCTCCACGTTGAAGATCAACAAGAAGACCGGCAAGGTGTCCTACGTGGCCGGCGGGCTGCGCACACCGAACGGTCTCGGCTGGGGCCCCCAGGGCGAGATCTTCGCCACCGACAACCAGGGCGCGTACGTGCCCACGTCGAAGCTGGTCCGGATCAAGCAGGGCGCCTTCTACAACCACCACACCAACCCGGACGGCGTCTACGACGACCAGCCGGTGACCGAGCCCGTGCTGTGGCTGCCGCACGGGGAGATCTCCAACTCCCCCAGCAATCCCATGCTGTTGCCGAAGGGGCCGTTCGCCGGGCAGATGGTGTTCGGGGACGTGACCTACGGCGGACTCCAGCGGGCGTACCTGGAGAAGGTCGGCGGCGAGTACCAGGGCGCGGTGTTCCGCATGACGCAGGGGCTGGAGGCCGGGGTCAACCGGATCAGCCTCGGCCCGGACGGGGCGATCTACGCCGGCGGCATCGGGGACTCCGGCAACTGGGGCCAGGAGGGCAAGCTCAAGTTCGGCCTCCAGAAGCTCACGCTCACCGGTGACCAGGCCTTCGACATGCGGGCCATGCGCGCCGTCGACGGTGGCTTCGAGATCGAGTACACCCAGCCGCTCTCCGAGGAGACCGCCGAGGACCTGGCCGCCAAGTACCAGGCCCAGCAGTGGCGTTACGTGGCGACCCCGCGGTACGGCGGCCCGAAGGCCGACGAGGAGACCCTCGACGTCACCTCGGCGACGCTCTCCGCGGACCGCAGGACCGTGACGCTGAAGATGGACGGCCTGCGCCCCGGCTACGTGGTCCACGTGCAGTCCCCGCGCCCCTTCGCGGCCGAGAACGGCGAGGAACTGTGGAGCACCGAAGCGTGGTACAGCCTCAACACGCTGCCCGACGGCTCGAAGGCGCCGCCGGTGTACGAGGCGGAGTCCGCGTCCCTGTCCGGCGGCACCAAGTTCAACGACAACCACTCCGGGTACTCCGGCACCGGCTTCATCGACAACAACTGGGAGCCGGGCTCCCGCACCACCTTCGCGGTGCGCGCCGACAAGAAGGGGAAGCACGACCTGGCCCTGCGCTACGCCAACGGGCAGAACTCCGACCCCGAGCCGAAGCCCCGGTCGATGACCCTGTACGTCAACGGCGAGCGCCACAAGCAGATCTGGCTCAACTCCACCGTCGCCTGGAACAAGTGGGCGACCCACACCGAATCGGTGCCGCTGCGCAAGGGCGCGAACACCATCACGTACGCCTACGAACCCGAGGACGACGGCCATGTGAACCTCGACAACCTCACCGTCACCCCGACGAAGCGCACCACGCTCTTCGACGGCACGGACCTGGACGCCTGGGAGTCGAACAACGGCGGTCCGGCGGCATGGCCGGTGGCGGACGGCTCCATGGAGTCGTACGGCGGGGACATCCGGACGAAGGAGACGTTCGGCGACTTCCGGATGCACGCCGAGTGGTACCAGCCGGACTATCCGGCCGACGTCACCGGGCAGGCCCGGGGCAACAGCGGCGTCTACATCCAGGAACGGTACGAGCTCCAGATCCTGGAGTCCTTCGGGGTGAAGGTGCCCGCCAAGGACGACGCCGGGTCGATCTACCTGCGTAAGGCGCCGGACGTCAACGCGGCGACCGCGCCCAAGACCTGGCAGACGTACGACATCGAGTTCCGGGCCGCCCGCTTCGGCAGCGACGGGAAGAAGACGCAGGACGCGCGGGTGACGCTGCGGTGGAACGGCAAGGTGGTCCACGATGACGTGGCCATCGCCGGGCCGACCGGTGCGGGCCGGCCGGAGGGTCCCGCACCGGGTCACATCAAGTTGCAGGACCACGGGGACCCCGGCGAGAACCCGAGGTTCCGCAACATCTGGATCGAGCGGCTCTGA
- a CDS encoding SDR family oxidoreductase: MPRKNIDISLPDLTGKRAVLTGGSDGMGLGMAIRLAAAGADVVLPVRNPRKGEAALERVRREAPGSQVSLRTLDLSSLESVAELGAALVAEGDPVHLLINNAGVMTPPERQTTADGFELQFGTNHLGHFALVGHLLPLLRAGRARVTSQISVAANQNAINWQDLNWEKSYDGMKAYSQSKIAFGLFGLELDRRSRSEGWGITSNLSHPGVAPTSLLAARPEMGRAKDTTGVRVIRFLSARGVLVGTVESAKLPALYAATSPEARGGALYGPSGPGHLGGPPAEQKMYSRLTSTDEAARVWRVSEEMTRVAYAPA; the protein is encoded by the coding sequence ATGCCACGCAAGAACATCGACATCTCCCTCCCCGACCTGACCGGGAAGCGAGCCGTCCTCACCGGGGGCAGCGACGGCATGGGCCTCGGCATGGCGATCCGCCTGGCCGCAGCCGGTGCCGACGTCGTCCTCCCCGTCCGCAACCCGCGCAAGGGCGAGGCGGCCCTGGAGCGCGTCCGCCGCGAGGCGCCGGGATCACAGGTCTCCCTGCGCACCCTGGACCTCTCCTCCCTGGAGTCCGTGGCGGAGCTCGGCGCGGCCCTGGTGGCGGAGGGCGACCCGGTCCACCTGCTGATCAACAACGCCGGAGTGATGACCCCGCCCGAGCGGCAGACCACCGCCGACGGGTTCGAGCTCCAGTTCGGGACCAACCACCTCGGCCACTTCGCCCTGGTCGGCCACCTTCTGCCGCTGCTGCGGGCGGGCCGGGCGCGGGTGACCTCGCAGATCAGCGTCGCCGCCAACCAGAACGCCATCAACTGGCAGGACCTCAACTGGGAGAAGTCCTACGACGGCATGAAGGCCTACAGCCAGTCGAAGATCGCCTTCGGTCTCTTCGGACTCGAACTCGACCGCCGCAGCCGGTCGGAGGGCTGGGGCATCACCAGCAACCTGTCCCACCCGGGCGTCGCCCCGACGAGCCTGCTCGCCGCACGGCCGGAGATGGGCCGCGCCAAGGACACCACGGGCGTCCGGGTGATCCGCTTCCTGTCGGCCCGGGGCGTCCTCGTCGGGACGGTCGAGTCCGCCAAGCTGCCCGCCCTGTACGCCGCCACCTCGCCCGAGGCCCGCGGCGGCGCCCTCTACGGGCCGAGCGGCCCCGGCCACCTCGGGGGACCGCCCGCCGAACAGAAGATGTACTCCCGCCTGACCAGCACCGACGAGGCCGCCCGCGTCTGGCGGGTCTCGGAGGAGATGACCCGCGTCGCCTACGCGCCCGCCTGA
- a CDS encoding lipocalin-like domain-containing protein encodes MSAAAARLGATDEDFARLGIERATVRPWEDGARTDGSPGTYEWWYFDAHLDDGAKLVVVFLTKEFTDITQPLTPMIRLELELPDGTAHNKIATFPAGDFTASSEGCDVRIGDHSFSGDLHTYRIAAELDGVSVEVTLTGEVPPWRPGTGHWWFGPGTGKVFAWLPSVPQGAVRATYRVGDAGPVTTGGTGYHDHNWGDAPVNELINHWYWARGAAGPYTVIASHITAERRYGDTALPVFLLAKDGQVLADDDSRVTFEALGAYRDGTTGKPVAGVTRYHYRDGADTYSVTFVRERDLAAAKLIDNLTGPKKLAARLARFDGAYLRFTGELRVEYRTGSTLVDTHAAPAIWELMYPGPTHEDPSRADGRCPPTRTAERDQRCHARTSTSPSPT; translated from the coding sequence GTGAGCGCCGCAGCGGCACGGCTGGGAGCCACGGACGAGGACTTCGCGCGGCTCGGCATCGAGCGCGCCACCGTCCGGCCCTGGGAGGACGGGGCGCGCACCGACGGCTCTCCTGGGACGTACGAGTGGTGGTACTTCGACGCGCACCTGGACGACGGCGCGAAACTGGTGGTGGTCTTCCTGACCAAGGAGTTCACCGACATCACCCAGCCGCTCACCCCGATGATCCGGCTGGAGCTGGAACTGCCCGACGGCACCGCGCACAACAAGATCGCCACCTTCCCGGCCGGGGACTTCACCGCCTCGTCCGAAGGCTGCGACGTACGCATCGGGGACCACTCCTTCAGCGGTGACCTGCACACCTACCGGATCGCCGCCGAACTGGACGGGGTCTCGGTCGAGGTGACCCTGACCGGCGAGGTCCCGCCGTGGCGCCCCGGCACCGGCCACTGGTGGTTCGGGCCCGGCACCGGGAAGGTCTTCGCCTGGCTCCCCTCCGTCCCGCAGGGCGCCGTGCGCGCCACCTACCGGGTCGGGGACGCCGGGCCGGTGACCACAGGCGGGACCGGCTACCACGACCACAACTGGGGCGACGCCCCGGTGAACGAGCTGATCAACCACTGGTACTGGGCCCGTGGCGCGGCCGGACCGTACACCGTGATCGCCTCCCACATCACCGCCGAGAGGCGCTACGGCGACACCGCGCTCCCGGTCTTCCTGCTCGCGAAGGACGGCCAGGTGCTGGCCGACGACGACAGCCGCGTCACCTTCGAGGCGCTCGGCGCCTACCGGGACGGGACGACCGGCAAGCCCGTCGCCGGTGTCACCCGCTACCACTACCGCGACGGGGCCGACACCTACTCGGTCACCTTCGTACGGGAGCGGGACCTGGCCGCCGCGAAACTCATCGACAACCTCACCGGCCCGAAGAAGCTGGCCGCCCGCCTGGCCCGGTTCGACGGGGCCTATCTGCGGTTCACCGGCGAGCTCCGCGTCGAGTACCGCACCGGCTCCACCCTCGTCGACACGCACGCGGCTCCCGCCATCTGGGAGCTGATGTATCCGGGCCCGACCCACGAAGACCCGTCCCGCGCGGACGGGCGCTGCCCCCCCACGAGAACAGCGGAAAGAGACCAGCGATGCCACGCAAGAACATCGACATCTCCCTCCCCGACCTGA
- a CDS encoding TetR/AcrR family transcriptional regulator, producing the protein MAQPPHRRRGPGRPPTADSTVPGLDRVLGRALEAFAEQGYEAVSVRALNAALGMGHTFIADRYGSKERFWRAVVVYAVDRVRGEVAGALADDGRGDAERLAAAVRAFHRQASGSAHFARLVSLEAATDSPRLDFLYGLVEPVNEAVRPLFDRLTADGTLRPMPWYVFHFLVTGSCGLYGQLPLARRFGRPAGTDQEAEAELLADLVLAACFTDGPPTPPAS; encoded by the coding sequence ATGGCGCAGCCACCGCACCGGAGGCGCGGCCCCGGGCGCCCGCCCACCGCGGACTCGACGGTGCCCGGCCTCGACCGGGTGCTGGGGCGGGCCCTGGAGGCGTTCGCGGAACAGGGGTACGAGGCGGTGTCGGTCCGTGCGCTGAACGCGGCCCTGGGCATGGGGCACACCTTCATCGCCGACCGCTACGGCTCGAAGGAGCGGTTCTGGCGGGCCGTCGTGGTGTACGCGGTGGACCGGGTGCGCGGCGAGGTCGCCGGCGCGCTGGCCGACGACGGGCGCGGCGACGCCGAACGTCTCGCCGCCGCCGTCCGGGCCTTCCACCGGCAGGCGTCCGGCTCCGCGCACTTCGCCCGGCTGGTGAGCCTCGAAGCCGCGACGGACTCGCCCCGGCTGGATTTCCTGTACGGGCTGGTCGAGCCGGTGAACGAGGCGGTCCGGCCGCTCTTCGACCGGCTGACCGCCGACGGCACCCTGCGCCCGATGCCGTGGTACGTCTTCCACTTCCTGGTCACCGGATCGTGCGGCCTGTACGGTCAGCTCCCGCTCGCCCGTCGCTTCGGCCGCCCGGCCGGGACGGATCAGGAGGCCGAGGCGGAGCTGCTCGCCGATCTGGTGCTGGCGGCCTGCTTCACCGACGGGCCGCCCACACCCCCCGCGAGCTGA
- a CDS encoding Lrp/AsnC family transcriptional regulator, with the protein MARSAQESATGSVRRPAVAPPGPGPLPAGGPEPVLDEQDHLLITALQTSPRAEWQRIGKALGVDASTAARRWQRLTEAGHAWLSCYTVAVGPAVPIVAFIEVDCAAGALHEVALEIADDPHLITIDHVTGSRDLILTAAFPDQSALARYVGFRLDTLPGVAATRSQIATALHAEGSRWRLDRLDPDGREALTRDRPHPAPRRGLPSPDELDTRLSMLLAEDCRQPAARLAERTGVSASTVRRRLERMHREDALVYRCEVARYLSGWPVSVTMWGVAPPGDVARITSQLIGLREMRLCASLSGPYNLLLTVWLRSAEDIASFEARIGSRFPELAIADRAVTLWPLKLAGQILDPQGRHLRGVPVRFWEDPVAERAEGDLLERLRAGR; encoded by the coding sequence ATGGCACGCTCGGCGCAGGAATCCGCCACCGGTTCCGTGAGGCGGCCGGCGGTCGCGCCGCCCGGCCCCGGACCCCTTCCGGCCGGTGGGCCCGAGCCCGTCCTCGACGAGCAGGACCACCTCCTCATCACCGCGCTCCAGACCTCGCCCCGCGCCGAGTGGCAGCGCATCGGGAAGGCCCTCGGGGTCGACGCCTCGACCGCCGCGCGCCGCTGGCAGCGCCTCACCGAGGCCGGGCACGCGTGGCTGAGCTGCTACACGGTGGCCGTCGGCCCCGCCGTGCCGATCGTCGCGTTCATCGAGGTGGACTGTGCGGCGGGCGCCCTGCACGAGGTGGCGCTGGAGATCGCGGACGACCCGCACCTGATCACCATCGACCACGTCACCGGCTCCCGGGACCTGATCCTCACCGCCGCCTTTCCCGACCAGTCGGCCCTCGCCCGCTACGTGGGCTTCCGGCTGGACACCCTGCCCGGCGTGGCCGCGACCCGGTCCCAGATCGCGACCGCGCTGCACGCCGAAGGCAGCCGCTGGCGGCTGGACCGGCTGGACCCGGACGGGCGCGAGGCCCTGACCCGGGACCGTCCGCACCCGGCGCCGAGGCGCGGTCTGCCCTCGCCGGACGAGCTGGACACCCGGCTGTCCATGCTGCTCGCGGAGGACTGCCGCCAGCCGGCCGCCCGCCTCGCGGAACGTACGGGGGTCAGCGCGAGCACCGTACGGCGGCGGCTGGAGCGGATGCACCGCGAGGACGCCCTCGTCTACCGCTGCGAGGTCGCCCGCTACCTCTCCGGCTGGCCGGTCTCCGTCACGATGTGGGGCGTCGCCCCGCCCGGGGACGTCGCCCGGATCACCTCCCAGCTGATCGGCCTGCGCGAGATGCGGCTGTGCGCCTCGCTCTCCGGCCCGTACAACCTGCTGCTCACGGTCTGGCTGCGCTCGGCCGAGGACATCGCCTCCTTCGAGGCCCGCATCGGCTCCCGCTTCCCCGAACTCGCCATCGCCGACCGGGCGGTGACGCTGTGGCCGCTCAAGCTGGCGGGCCAGATCCTGGACCCGCAGGGCCGCCATCTGCGCGGTGTGCCGGTGCGGTTCTGGGAGGACCCGGTGGCCGAGCGGGCGGAGGGCGACCTGCTGGAGCGGCTGCGGGCGGGGCGCTGA
- a CDS encoding M20 metallopeptidase family protein, producing the protein MSLLTEAHALAPDLTALRHALHREPELGLDLPRTQAKVLTALEGLGLEITLGTALSSVTAVLRGGLPGPAVLLRGDMDALPVQEETGLPYASVLDGRMHACGHDLHVTGLVGAARLLAARRAELAGDVVFMFQPGEEGQGGAKIMIDEGVLDAAGDRVVAAYALHVVSTGAPTGFAATRPGPMLAASDAVEVTVHGRGGHGSSPHSASDPVPAMCAMVTALQTLVTREIDIFDPAVVTVGRLHAGTAANVIPGTAHFEATVRTFSDAAHATVRAAFERTVHGVAAAHGVRAEIDYVEQYPPTVNHPAEAAFALTTARELMGAGQVLEAPKPMAGAEDFSFVLREVPGAYVGVGACPPGTDPATAPMNHSPRAVYDDGALPYAAALLAGLAQRRLDAAAATPTTPASTTTDEEPVRP; encoded by the coding sequence ATGTCCCTGCTGACCGAAGCCCACGCACTCGCCCCCGACCTCACCGCCCTGCGCCACGCCCTGCACCGCGAACCGGAACTCGGCCTGGACCTCCCCCGTACCCAGGCCAAGGTCCTCACCGCCCTGGAGGGCCTCGGCCTGGAGATCACCCTCGGCACCGCCCTCAGCTCCGTCACCGCCGTGCTGCGCGGCGGACTCCCCGGGCCCGCCGTCCTGCTGCGCGGTGACATGGACGCGCTGCCCGTCCAGGAGGAGACCGGCCTGCCGTACGCCTCCGTCCTCGACGGCCGTATGCACGCCTGCGGCCACGATCTGCACGTCACCGGTCTCGTCGGAGCGGCCCGGCTGCTGGCCGCCCGGCGCGCGGAGCTGGCCGGGGACGTGGTGTTCATGTTCCAGCCCGGCGAGGAGGGCCAGGGCGGCGCGAAGATCATGATCGACGAGGGGGTCCTCGACGCGGCCGGGGACCGGGTCGTCGCCGCGTACGCGCTGCACGTCGTCTCCACCGGCGCGCCGACCGGCTTCGCCGCCACCCGGCCCGGTCCGATGCTCGCCGCGTCCGACGCGGTCGAGGTCACCGTGCACGGCCGGGGCGGGCACGGCTCCTCCCCGCACTCCGCCAGCGACCCGGTGCCCGCGATGTGCGCGATGGTCACCGCGCTCCAGACCCTCGTCACCCGCGAGATCGACATCTTCGACCCGGCCGTCGTCACCGTCGGCCGCCTCCACGCGGGCACCGCCGCCAACGTCATCCCCGGCACCGCGCACTTCGAGGCGACCGTGCGGACGTTCTCCGACGCGGCCCACGCCACGGTCCGGGCCGCCTTCGAGCGGACCGTGCACGGCGTCGCGGCGGCGCACGGGGTGCGGGCGGAGATCGACTACGTCGAGCAGTACCCGCCGACCGTCAACCACCCGGCCGAGGCCGCCTTCGCCCTGACGACCGCCCGCGAACTGATGGGTGCGGGGCAGGTTTTGGAGGCCCCGAAGCCGATGGCCGGGGCGGAGGACTTCTCCTTCGTGCTGCGCGAGGTGCCCGGCGCGTACGTCGGGGTCGGCGCCTGCCCGCCCGGCACCGACCCGGCCACCGCGCCGATGAACCACTCCCCCCGCGCGGTGTACGACGACGGCGCGCTGCCCTACGCGGCGGCCCTGCTCGCGGGCCTGGCCCAGCGCCGCCTGGACGCCGCCGCCGCGACACCCACGACGCCCGCGAGCACCACGACCGACGAGGAGCCCGTCCGCCCATGA
- a CDS encoding MFS transporter, with translation MLGALGLFTVLLGAALPLIDFFIVNVALPTIDRDLNAGPAMLELVVAGYGLAYAVLLVLGGRLGDMMGRRRLFLIGMAAFGITSLACGLAPDAWTLVGARVAQGAAAALMLPQVLATIQAATRGPRRARAMSLYGATAGLSMVAGQILGGVLVAAAPMSSVFGESAGWRSVFLVNVPVAVVGLVLAVRAVPETRSERPAPVDVPGTLLLALSLVTLLAPLTEGRAAGWPLWTWVSLGLFPFSAYAFYRVERRADRLGRVPLVPPSLLRLDSLRRGLALVVPFSIGFGGFMFVIAVALQQGLRMGPAAAGLSLAPMALAFFGASLAGPRLIRRYGTRVVTAGGLIQAVGVLVLVLTVRYEWQGLGLWGLLPGVAVAGLGQGLQLPVLFRIVLSDVPPEKAGVGGGVMTTTQQAALALGVATLGTLFLALVPGLGMRDALAVTLLVQLAAVALTTGLSLRLPRTVA, from the coding sequence GTGCTCGGCGCGCTGGGCCTGTTCACCGTGCTGCTGGGCGCCGCGCTCCCGCTCATCGACTTCTTCATCGTCAACGTCGCCCTGCCCACGATCGACCGTGATCTGAACGCGGGCCCCGCGATGCTCGAACTCGTCGTCGCGGGCTACGGCCTCGCCTACGCCGTCCTCCTCGTCCTCGGCGGGCGGCTCGGCGACATGATGGGACGCCGCCGGCTGTTCCTGATCGGGATGGCGGCCTTCGGGATCACCTCGCTGGCCTGCGGGCTCGCCCCCGACGCCTGGACGCTGGTCGGCGCCCGGGTCGCGCAGGGCGCCGCCGCCGCGCTGATGCTGCCGCAGGTGCTGGCCACGATCCAGGCGGCGACGCGGGGCCCGCGCCGGGCCCGGGCGATGAGCCTGTACGGGGCGACCGCCGGGCTCTCCATGGTCGCGGGCCAGATCCTGGGCGGGGTGCTGGTCGCCGCCGCCCCGATGTCGTCGGTGTTCGGCGAGAGCGCGGGCTGGCGTTCGGTGTTCCTGGTGAACGTGCCGGTGGCGGTGGTGGGCCTGGTGCTGGCCGTCCGCGCGGTGCCGGAGACCCGTTCGGAGCGCCCCGCGCCCGTCGACGTACCCGGAACGCTGCTGCTGGCGCTGTCCCTGGTGACGCTGCTGGCTCCGCTCACGGAGGGGCGGGCGGCGGGGTGGCCGCTGTGGACCTGGGTCTCGCTGGGGCTCTTCCCCTTCTCCGCGTACGCCTTCTACCGGGTGGAGCGGCGGGCCGACCGGCTGGGCCGCGTACCGCTGGTGCCGCCGAGTCTGCTGCGGCTGGACTCGCTGCGGCGGGGGCTGGCGCTGGTGGTGCCGTTCTCGATCGGTTTCGGCGGCTTCATGTTCGTGATCGCGGTGGCGCTCCAGCAGGGGCTGCGGATGGGCCCGGCGGCGGCCGGCCTCTCGCTCGCCCCGATGGCCCTGGCGTTCTTCGGCGCCTCGCTCGCCGGCCCCCGCCTGATCCGCCGCTACGGCACCCGGGTCGTCACGGCGGGCGGGCTGATCCAGGCGGTGGGCGTGCTGGTGCTGGTGCTCACGGTGCGCTACGAGTGGCAGGGGCTCGGCCTGTGGGGCCTGCTGCCCGGCGTGGCGGTCGCCGGCCTCGGCCAGGGCCTCCAACTCCCCGTGCTCTTCCGGATCGTGCTCTCCGACGTACCGCCGGAGAAGGCCGGGGTGGGCGGCGGCGTGATGACGACGACGCAGCAGGCGGCACTGGCCCTCGGGGTGGCCACGCTCGGCACCCTGTTCCTGGCGCTGGTGCCGGGCCTGGGCATGCGGGACGCGCTGGCCGTGACCCTGCTGGTGCAGCTGGCGGCGGTGGCGCTGACGACCGGGCTGAGCCTGCGGCTGCCGCGTACGGTGGCGTGA